The Hordeum vulgare subsp. vulgare chromosome 4H, MorexV3_pseudomolecules_assembly, whole genome shotgun sequence genomic interval ATTTCATCATGCAGTGACATTGGTGCAAGACGTggtaaaaaaacaaaattgatgCTCTGTAAATGTTACTTTCAAAGCATTTTGGAGCTCTAATTTTTTTACCATGACTTTCAACAATGTGATTTCGTGATGAAATTCTGCATGCATGACAAACACTTTTTAAAATATGACACACACAAAACTCACAACTATTTAAaacatttttctattttatttattttactgtTCGCACCAGGAGACTATGAGGTCAGGTGAGAAAGGTACTTTCGGAATAACAACCGCTTAACATAGGGATACAACACACGGGGCGTACACTATCACGTAGTACTAGGAGCCTAGGAGTCACCGAGTTCCACAACACTTTTATTGATGTTTTCACATGCGCACAGATGGCATCGCAGGCGCAGCCAACTTTTTTGAAACCGAAAGCTGCGGCCAGCTTCAGTTTGCAGTGACGGCCATCTTCATCCCGAGCCCGCAGTGGCCGCTGAGGCTGCAGATGAAGTAGTTCGTCCCCGGGACGAGCGTGACGTGGTCGCTCCCCGAGGTGTAGGTGTACGCCGCGCTGGAGCCCCGGCAACTGTTGTAGCCGCCGgcgtccaccgccaccacgttgtGCACGGCCGGGTTGTAGCTGAACACTGCCCCGTAGAGCAAAGGCACACATGACATGAGACGAGGTAATAACAAGGAGACACGCATCACTGACGGGTTGTAGCTGTACCATCTTTCTGACGGCTTGGTCACTCACCGAGGACGTCCCCCGCGCGGAAGCTCTTGCCGCTGGACCAGCTGTCGGCGGCGAACGACCAGTCCACGTTGTAggtggcggcgccggcggtggcgGCGCCGAGGAGGAGGCACAGCACGAGCAAGCCGAGGGCGAAGACCTGCCCCGCACGGCCTCTTCCCTGAGCCatggcctgctgctgctgctgctgctgctgctgcgcctcTCTGTGAGTGTGTGGGGTGAGGAGACAGCAGCCAGCAGAGTGACTGTCGTTATAGATCCGTTGGGTTTTGCCGTGGACGAGAGCGTGTGGGGGCGGCATTTATAGAGGCGGAAAGAGCAAAGCCGGCAACCTGGATCCAATCACAACTCCACAGACGGCAGTACATTACTGTAGTTATTATTCCGAAATGGAGTAGTAGTTGTACCGAATGGCGGGTGGTAGCGCACGCCGTCCATGGATCCACAAAAGCTGGAAAATGCTAACTGGACATGCATCTTGTCCTACTACATGCGAAATGTTACATCGACTACGGGGTTTTATGGGATGGGTTTCAGCTCGCAAATCGTGATTGGTTTAATAGGAGTGAGGGCCTCATCCACCTGGAAATCAGGGGGTCATGTTTAGTTAGTTAGGAAGGAGCCCATAAAAGCTTGTAAGACCTCGTACGTCAAGCTTTTTTATATCGTCAACCCACAATAATCGTTTGCAGTTCATGAAAAAATGTTTTTGCGGTGTGGACGGCGACCGAACAGATCCCGCAAAACGGATCCATATAAAAGGATATTCG includes:
- the LOC123446680 gene encoding chemocyanin-like, giving the protein MPPPHALVHGKTQRIYNDSHSAGCCLLTPHTHREAQQQQQQQQQAMAQGRGRAGQVFALGLLVLCLLLGAATAGAATYNVDWSFAADSWSSGKSFRAGDVLVFSYNPAVHNVVAVDAGGYNSCRGSSAAYTYTSGSDHVTLVPGTNYFICSLSGHCGLGMKMAVTAN